The region GGTCCTGCGCAGCGAGGCGCTGAAGGTGAGCGGCAAGCAGGGCTGGATCACCGAGTTCGAGATGGACTTCTCCCAGGTGTCCACGGCGCAGAAGCTCGACTGGAAGAAGGAGCGGGGCGCGTTCGTCCTCGTGGACCGCGGCCAGGGCGTCCAACCGGCGATGCTGTACGTCTCGGTGCCCGACAACCTGGACCAGTCGGTCGTCAAGCGGGTGCTGAACTCGCTCCAAGCCCAGTGACGTCCCTATTACGCTTGAGGCATGACTGACCCGCTGGTTTGGATCGACTGTGAGATGACCGGGCTCGATCTGGGCCGTGACGCGCTGGTCGAGGTGGCCTGCATCGTCACCGACGGCGAGCTGAACCAGCTGGACGAGGGCGTGGACGTCGTCATCAAGCCGCCCGCCGAGACCCTGGAACAGATGTCGGACGTCGTGCGGGAGATGCACACGGCCTCGGGACTGCTGCGGGCCCTCTCGACGGGGGTGACGCTGGCCGAGGCCGAGGCGGTCGTGCTCGACTACATCCGGTCCCACATCCCCGAGGCCAAGCGGGCGCCGCTGTGCGGCAACTCCATCGCGACCGACCGCGCCTTCATCGCCCGGGACATGCCCCTCGTGGACGGCCACCTGCACTACCGGATGATCGACGTATCGTCGATCAAGGAACTGGCCCGCCGCTGGTATCCCCGGGTCTATTTCGCCTCCCCCGAGAAGCAGGGCGGGCACCGCGCGCTGGCCGACATCACCGAGAGCATCCGGGAGCTGCGCTACTACCGTGCCGCGGTCTTCGTCCCGCAGCCCGGCCCCGACTCGGCCACCGCCCGCGAGGTCGCCGAGGCCGTGTCCGGATCATAAGCGGGCTCCGGATCACAGGCTGGGGTGCGGTATCGAGGGCGCGGAGGACTCGAAAATACCGCTACACTTTCTTCGTACGCCGCGAGCGGCGGACATGGTGGGTGTAGCTCAGCTGGCAGAGCGCCAGGTTGTGGTCCTGGATGTCGTGGGTTCAAGTCCCATCACTCACCCCAGCAACGAACGGCCGGTCCTCACGGACCGGCCGTTCGTGTTTCAGGGGCTCGTGTTTCAGGCGGGTAGCGACGCGAGCAGCGCTGACGCGGGCAAGTCAGCCCTCTTTGCCCCATTGGTGGACATTGCGGGTTATGCTGCCTGACAACCGCCGCGCGGGGGCCCCGGCGATCTCTGACGTCTTCGACGGAGGCCGGATGAGAGGCGACGACCACACCGCCCTTGGGTTGAGTA is a window of Microbispora sp. NBC_01189 DNA encoding:
- the orn gene encoding oligoribonuclease, giving the protein MTDPLVWIDCEMTGLDLGRDALVEVACIVTDGELNQLDEGVDVVIKPPAETLEQMSDVVREMHTASGLLRALSTGVTLAEAEAVVLDYIRSHIPEAKRAPLCGNSIATDRAFIARDMPLVDGHLHYRMIDVSSIKELARRWYPRVYFASPEKQGGHRALADITESIRELRYYRAAVFVPQPGPDSATAREVAEAVSGS